A single window of Botrytis cinerea B05.10 chromosome 3, complete sequence DNA harbors:
- the Bcccg1 gene encoding Bcccg1, with product METVKNAANYVSETIQGATATTSKEANKQVAKDGDASLSTRASAGIDAVKDKADESGHNTKADVHKEAAKH from the exons ATGGAGACTGTCAAG AACGCCGCCAACTACGTCAGCGAGACCATCCAAGGTGCCACTGCTACCACCTCCAAGGAGGCCAACAAGCAAGTCGCCAAGGACGGCGACGCCAGCCTTTCCACCCGCGCCAGCGCCGGTATCGATGCTGTCAAGGACAAGGCCGACGAGTCTGGACACAACACCAAGGCTGATGTCCACAAGG AGGCTGCCAAGCACTAG